From one Mytilus edulis chromosome 1, xbMytEdul2.2, whole genome shotgun sequence genomic stretch:
- the LOC139496105 gene encoding schlafen-like protein 1 isoform X2 gives MSTEFVIEVNNLKWENDTILKQAIKDVLKKFNVDISVDNLDIEDCGDTKSAIIYLQSFDEVQEISNSINNSGFKFTQIAASYKKIFAKRIQSKRPETIYLYEEYLGDETRQKEFKEGGGNIEENFLRTGQKRCLANYACGIVNNREKGTVYVGVNDKGRVVGLHCNHEKRDRLRRRIAQIMKCDLNPPLSTIHYSVTFVPVRRADGYDLDDIFVLEITFYTVDKFNRLYTANGDVYQKSDACLFGPLRPAEIREWETQK, from the exons ATGTCGACAGAATTTGTCATCgaagttaataatttaaaatggGAAAACGATACAATTCTTAAACAAGCAATCAAGGatgtattaaagaaatttaaTGTAGACATATCAGTGGATAACTTGGATATAGAAGATTGTGGAGATACAAAGTCCGCGATTATATATTTACAATCATTCGATGAAGTACAGGAAATCAGCAACAGTATAAATAATAGTGGATTCAAATTCACACAAATAGCCGCATCTTACAAAAAgatatttgctaaaaggatacaAAGTAAAAGACCTGAAACTATATATCTATATGAAGAATATCTTGGCGACGAAACTAGACAAAAAGAATTTAAAGAAGGAGGTGGCAATATCGAGGAAAACTTTTTGAGAACTGGACAGAAAAGGTGTCTTGCAAATTATGCATGTGGTATTGTGAACAACAGAGAAAAGGGAACGGTATATGTTGGTGTTAACGATAAAG GACGAGTTGTAGGACTGCATTGCAATCATGAGAAAAGAGATCGTCTAAGAAGACGAATTGCGCAGATAATGAAGTGTGATTTGAATCCTCCTCTCAGTACAATTCATTACAGTGTAACGTTTGTACCAGTGCGCAGAGCAGATGGATATGATCTAG ATGATATTTTTGTCTTAGAGATCACATTTTACACCGTGGATAAATTCAATCGACTATACACAGCAAACGGAGACGTATATCAAAAAAGTGATGCCTGCCTATTTGGTCCTCTTAGACCAGCAGAGATACGAGAATGGGAAACTCAg AAGTAG
- the LOC139496105 gene encoding uncharacterized protein isoform X1 → MSTEFVIEVNNLKWENDTILKQAIKDVLKKFNVDISVDNLDIEDCGDTKSAIIYLQSFDEVQEISNSINNSGFKFTQIAASYKKIFAKRIQSKRPETIYLYEEYLGDETRQKEFKEGGGNIEENFLRTGQKRCLANYACGIVNNREKGTVYVGVNDKGRVVGLHCNHEKRDRLRRRIAQIMKCDLNPPLSTIHYSVTFVPVRRADGYDLDDIFVLEITFYTVDKFNRLYTANGDVYQKSDACLFGPLRPAEIREWETQIHHKLMKEAKNIELLEKIEKYEIDKAENERVIDMFKQMTEEEKIRKEEKELSFKRKKGELETEVSRLNQMHEDIKKENYQLQREKSTLVKENKTLIHKSKVCVIL, encoded by the exons ATGTCGACAGAATTTGTCATCgaagttaataatttaaaatggGAAAACGATACAATTCTTAAACAAGCAATCAAGGatgtattaaagaaatttaaTGTAGACATATCAGTGGATAACTTGGATATAGAAGATTGTGGAGATACAAAGTCCGCGATTATATATTTACAATCATTCGATGAAGTACAGGAAATCAGCAACAGTATAAATAATAGTGGATTCAAATTCACACAAATAGCCGCATCTTACAAAAAgatatttgctaaaaggatacaAAGTAAAAGACCTGAAACTATATATCTATATGAAGAATATCTTGGCGACGAAACTAGACAAAAAGAATTTAAAGAAGGAGGTGGCAATATCGAGGAAAACTTTTTGAGAACTGGACAGAAAAGGTGTCTTGCAAATTATGCATGTGGTATTGTGAACAACAGAGAAAAGGGAACGGTATATGTTGGTGTTAACGATAAAG GACGAGTTGTAGGACTGCATTGCAATCATGAGAAAAGAGATCGTCTAAGAAGACGAATTGCGCAGATAATGAAGTGTGATTTGAATCCTCCTCTCAGTACAATTCATTACAGTGTAACGTTTGTACCAGTGCGCAGAGCAGATGGATATGATCTAG ATGATATTTTTGTCTTAGAGATCACATTTTACACCGTGGATAAATTCAATCGACTATACACAGCAAACGGAGACGTATATCAAAAAAGTGATGCCTGCCTATTTGGTCCTCTTAGACCAGCAGAGATACGAGAATGGGAAACTCAg attCATCATAAACTAATGAAAGAAGCAAAAAATATTGAACTTCtcgaaaaaattgaaaaatatgaaatagataAAGCTGAAAACGAACGAGTGATAGATATGTTCAAGCAAATGACTGAAGAAGAAAAGATACGCAAAGAAGAAAAAGAACTGTCATTCAAACGAAAAAAGGGAGAATTGGAGACAGAAGTTTCTAGATTAAATCAAATGCATGAGGatataaagaaagaaaattatcaattACAACGTGAGAAATCAACACTTGTAAAAGAAAATAAGACATTAATACATAAATCAAAAGTATGTGTAATTTTGTGA